ATATCTCAAAGCTTTGGCTTTGGATTCGGAAATCTTAAGCGCAGGGATATTTTCGGTTTGATTGAAGTAATTGAAAATATGGGTATCGTAATTGGAGGAAACCTGAAAAGCCTGGGCAGCAAAGTATCTCCTGTCTTCCAAAGTGGTGGCACCATCCTGATTTTTCAGTTTTTCTTCCAGTTCACCATATTGGGCTTTGGAAGCAATAATAACCACATCCTTGAAGTTTTTAGCGGCAGCACGGATCAGCGAAATACCACCAATGTCGATTTTTTCGATGATATCCGCTTCAGAAGCTCCTGAGGCAACAGTTTCTTCAAATGGATACAAATCCACGATCACCAGGTCAATCGCAGGGATATCAAACTCAACAGCCTGCGAAACATCGGACTCATTTTCTCTTCTATGAAGGATCCCTCCGAAGATTTTTGGGTGGAGGGTTTTGACGCGTCCACCAAATATGGATGGATATCCTGTCAGTTCTTCCACAGGAATTACCTGTGCGCCTTGTTCTTCGATGAACTGCTGTGTGCCTCCGGTAGAGTAGATTTTTACACCTTGGGCCTTGAGTTGGGCGATGATAGGTTCAAGATTGTCTTTGTAATAGACAGAGATAAGGGCGGATTGTATTTTTTTGTTTGCCATGATTTAATAAGCCACAAAGACACAAAGCCACAAAGGTTTCGTGAATTTTGTTGTGTGTATATTTGATGGAAATTTTTGCAAGTCGCAAAGGTAGGAAAACCAATGGATTATAGCAGACTTTCAATCACATTTGGGAAGTATTTGTATTCCAATTGATGGACTTTTTTTGCGATGGTTTCTGCAGAATCTTCGGGAAGTATGGGCACTGCTGCCTGAAAAATTATTTTTCCCTCATCATAATTCTCGTTGACAAGGTGGATGGTAATTCCGGATTCTCTATCGCCAGTGTCCTTGACAGCTTCATGGACTTTTGCGCCATACATGCCTTTCCCTCCATATTTGGGCAATAATGCCGGATGGATATTGATAATCTTGTCAGGAAAAGCTTGGATCAGGTTTGTTGGGATTTTGAGAAGAAAGCCTGCCAAAACCACGAAATCAACTTGGTAATCTTTCAACTTCTGGACAAGTTCGCCACTTTCAAGTGATGCTTTGTTAAAAGTGTGGGTGGGAACCTGAAACTTTTTTGCCCTTTCCAGAACAAAGGCTTCCTTTTTGTTCGATGCTACCAAAACTACTTTTCCTTTGGAGGAAGTTTGGAAGTATTTCATGATTTCCTCCGCATTGGTGCCGCTACCGGAGGCAAGAATGGCTATGGTCTTCAAAGTCGGGATCAATTATTTTGTCTCAAAAATAGGTAGTGGGCTTCTACCATCCAAGATTAAATAATTGTGTTTTAAACTCAATACGCAAAAATTCAATATTATAAACTTTGGACTACCAGAAAAGGAGAAGCACTAAACTTCTGGAAATAATATTTTACTTAAGTCTAATAATATATTGAGCAATTGAAATTTGCATTAGTAATCATATCAAATTTCAAATGTTCCCTTAAATTCAAAAAATCAGATTATAAATTATTGAATCCATCTGACACATTTTGTCCGGCTAATAAAAAGTAAATATTTAAATTCCTTCCTTAATATTTTAAAAACAGATTTGGATTATGAGAACAAACAAAGTCTTGCATTCTGGCTCGTCCACATCAATTTTTGGTTTTCTCGCCATCTCCTCCATGATTTTTTTGCTATTGACAAATTGTTCGACAAAAGAAAAGCCTTTTGACTTCTTAATTCAGGAAGCTTTGGTTTTTACAGGCGAAAATGAGGAACCGCAATTACTTGACATAGGAATTAAGGATGAGTTTATTGTTTTTGTAGGTAAACCCGCTCTAAATAAATTGAAAGCCAAAAGAGTTATTGAAGCTAAAGGTCTTTTTGTGACTCCAGGCTTCATTGATCCCCATACCCATTTGGAAAGTGATCTTTCCAGTTCGGAATATAAATCCAATTTATCAGCTTTGAGGCAAGGGGTGACAACTGTTTTTGTAGGGAATGATGGGAACAGCCCTATTCCCATAGGAAGGAAACTAGAGCAGTGGGAAAGGGAAGGGATCGGAACCAATGCAGGATTGTTCGTTGGGCATGGTACAGTTAGAAGAATTGTTTTAGGGTTGAAGGACAAACAACCTACTGAAGATGAATTGAAAGAAATGCAATCATTGGTTTTGAAATCAATGGAAGAGGGTGCATTTGGATTGTCAACAGGCCTTTTTTATGCTCCGGGAAGTTTTGCAAGAGAAGATGAAGTGATCGCTTTGGCGCAAATAGCCAAGGAATATGGGGGGATTTATGATTCTCATATCAGAGATGAGAGTTCTTACTCCATTGGACTCCTGGCCTCTATTCGAGAAGCAATCAATATCGGTGAAAAGACAGGAATTCCTGTGCATATTTCTCATATCAAGGCCTTAGGGACGGATGTTTGGGGAAAAAGCAATGAAGTGATAAAGATCATTGAAGAAGCCCAAAAGAATGGCCTTGTCGTTACAGCAAACCAATATCCATATCTTGCCTCCAAAACCAGTTTTCGAGCAACGGTAATCCCCAGGTGGGTAGAGGATGGGGGAAATGAAGCCATGTTGGAACGATTTAGGGCAAATGAACTCAGGTCGAGACTCTATAATGAAATTGCTGAAAATATTAGAAAAAGAGGAGGGGCAGAGGCTTTGGTTTTTTCACAAACTCAAAACTCTGCTTATGAAGGAATAAGTCTCAAGCAATTTGCTGAAAGAAGAAATCTTTCTGAGCCCGATGCAGCTGTTGCCATCCTTTCTGAAGAACCAGGGATAGGAGTGATTTCTTATAATATGATCGAAGAGGATTTGATTAATTTTATGCGTAAGGATTGGGTAGTAACAGGCTCAGACGGTGGATCTGGGCATCCGAGAAAATTCGGTTCGTTTGCACGCAAAATTGGATATTTTGCCATGGATCAGAATTGGATTGAATTATCATTTGCTATCCATCAATCCACAGCCAAGACTGCCCGTGTTTTGGGACTAGAAAAAAGAGGAGAAATTAAGGAGGGGTATTATGCTGATATTGCTGTTTTTGATCCCGATAAATTTATTGATAAAGCAACTTTTGAAAACCCACATGTAGAAGCAGAAGGAATTTCTTATGTTTTTGTCAATGGTCATTTAACCATAAATGAAGGCGTTTATACCGGAGAATTAAAAGGTAAACCATTGAGGCTAAATCAGCATAAATAAAGATTTTGCAATTTTCAGGAATCTATTTTTTTTTGGTTTTTAGTGAATCACAAAAACCCCATGCTGATAATCCCTGTCAGCATCAATAATTTCGAGAGTATGCTTAGTTG
This window of the Aquiflexum balticum DSM 16537 genome carries:
- the purN gene encoding phosphoribosylglycinamide formyltransferase is translated as MKTIAILASGSGTNAEEIMKYFQTSSKGKVVLVASNKKEAFVLERAKKFQVPTHTFNKASLESGELVQKLKDYQVDFVVLAGFLLKIPTNLIQAFPDKIINIHPALLPKYGGKGMYGAKVHEAVKDTGDRESGITIHLVNENYDEGKIIFQAAVPILPEDSAETIAKKVHQLEYKYFPNVIESLL
- a CDS encoding N-acyl-D-amino-acid deacylase family protein — protein: MRTNKVLHSGSSTSIFGFLAISSMIFLLLTNCSTKEKPFDFLIQEALVFTGENEEPQLLDIGIKDEFIVFVGKPALNKLKAKRVIEAKGLFVTPGFIDPHTHLESDLSSSEYKSNLSALRQGVTTVFVGNDGNSPIPIGRKLEQWEREGIGTNAGLFVGHGTVRRIVLGLKDKQPTEDELKEMQSLVLKSMEEGAFGLSTGLFYAPGSFAREDEVIALAQIAKEYGGIYDSHIRDESSYSIGLLASIREAINIGEKTGIPVHISHIKALGTDVWGKSNEVIKIIEEAQKNGLVVTANQYPYLASKTSFRATVIPRWVEDGGNEAMLERFRANELRSRLYNEIAENIRKRGGAEALVFSQTQNSAYEGISLKQFAERRNLSEPDAAVAILSEEPGIGVISYNMIEEDLINFMRKDWVVTGSDGGSGHPRKFGSFARKIGYFAMDQNWIELSFAIHQSTAKTARVLGLEKRGEIKEGYYADIAVFDPDKFIDKATFENPHVEAEGISYVFVNGHLTINEGVYTGELKGKPLRLNQHK